The genomic interval TCACTGCATTTCTACTACAAATGCATTATATTTCCTGAATACATGCATATATGATAAtcatttccatggatttgtaTGAATGTCAGTAGGGATCTTTTGAGGGTCTTTGGGCAATATTTGGGAACATCCCattccccaaatttcccatttATGGTTCTAATGAATCTTTTCACCTTGAGACTATCTCAAGTATGTTGTCAGGTCACCATGCACTTCTCTTATCCTTCTTTGCCTGGTACTCTTATCTTTGTTCTCAAAACTAAGTTCTCAAAACTAGTTCTCAAAACTAAGACATCTGCTAGTGCATGTTAACCACTGATATAGGTAAATAAGGAAGCGCTAGCTGGTACAAGACTATTAGTCACAGATGTAGGGAGTTAACAGAAAGCCACATTAATCTCTGGCATTTGTACAAAGTACTATATGGTACAAAATGAAGCATTAATCACAGATCTAGGGATCAAACACTATTGTGCTAAAGttaaaaagaattttccaacatcttctgccactgctgcatggacacctttttaaagaaatataatttgttGGGTAACAAGAGCAGGAatgcagaggggctgagggatTTTCAGTGGATGAAATATACCTGCAGAATATGCCGTGTGCTAAAGGCTGAGGGAAAAACGTGCAGGAACATTAGGAGTTTTAGGGATGGAgttggcaggaggaggaggaggcacataaaatacagatgtttGGATGATATGAAATCTGAACTTTGCACTAGCAGAATTCAGTCCTTATCAATGGAAAGAGCAACTCACCACAACAGAACTCATCTGTGGCTTGGCTTTCTTTGGATCGGCATTACGTGACTGTGTTGCTCTCTGCTCCAAGTTTCCCCTGtgcttgcttttcctgctgtcatCTTCATAATAGTACACCCTGTTGTTTTCCCTCCTTACAAAATTTCTTGGGCGGGGGCAGGGAGGAACATAAAACTGGAGAAGTGGCTCTTTTTGCCACACATCTTCATGTTATGTCTCACATCCGTTATCTGAACTTGTGCAAAGGCCGTTGTATATTTTGGCATGTAACCTCATAGCAGCCCACAGCTTCCTCACCAGAGGAAGTGGAGGGGCAGGCATTGATCCCTCTTCTCTGGTGACCAGCAGCAGGACCTGAAGGAATGGCATGAGGGtagctgggcactggaacaagctccccagggaagtggtaacagcaccaagcctgacagaggtCAAGaggtgtttggacaatgctgtcaAGCACATGGTGTGATACTTAGGGCTGTCCTGTCTGGGACCAAGAGTTAGATTCCatgtggatcccttccaactcaggatattctgcaGTTATATGAATGCAATGGACTGGGGTTCTGCATTTTTAGATGCTGTAGTAATGCAGGTAATGTCTAAGCAAACTTACAAGTCAAAGCGGAAGAGATTTATTTGCATCAGGATTATCTGTTTAGTTACCTACAgcaacagatatttttttatcatCTAGCAACAGCAACACTTTGGAAAGCTCCCAACCCCAAGTATCTTCACAGCTTTGTGTCTGAATACTTGTTTTCATTTACCAGTGGAGGAGGAAGAACAGCAACTTTTCCTGCAGCCAACCTCCCCTGCCTCTTTTTCTCATCCAGTCTTCAAGAATGCTGTTGACTGTTGAACTCTTGAAATTGTAATAGCTGTTGTCCTAAATAGCAAACTGGCATTTACTCCAACTGTAAATTGAGGAAAAATCATGATTGAACATCCTTCAGAAGTATCAGTTCAAGGGGTCAGGGAGGAAGagctttgtgatttttttaatgtcaaagGCAGGATTTTTGGAGGATTTGTACATAAAAGTTATTCTTAATGCATTTCTTAGTTCCCTCAGCCCATTTGATGGATAACAGAGGTGGAACAGCTTGTGTTTAAACACAAAGCCACTGAAAATGAACTTCAAGTTACACTGCAAGTAGCCCCTTCCCAGTTGTGGAATACAGGTTCAGCAAACACCTGCTAAAGCAGTCTCCTCTTCTGTTTGCAGGCTGTCTCCCAACACCATGGTGACCCCCCACAAGAAGAGCATGCTGGGGAATGGGAACTATGATGTGAACGTGATTATGGCAGCACTTCAGACCAAAGGCTACGAGGCAGTTTGGTGGGATAAGCGCAGGTACTGAGAAGTTGTGCGATTCTAGAGGTGGCTACTGTTTGTAAAAATGAGAGATTGAAGTGAAAGCACCAGAACATAATCTGGTTGTCGTCTTGTGTTCTGTACTCTTTCAGGGATGTTAACGCCATTGCCCTGTCTAACGTGATGGGCTTCATCATGAATCTGCCCTCCAGCCTTTGCTGGGGCCCCTTGAAGCTCCCCCTCAAGAGACAGCACTGGATCTGTGTCCGGGAGGTGGGAGGCACCTACTACAACCTCGACTCCAAGCTCAAGGTGCCCGAGTGGATTGGAGGTGAAAGTGAGCTCAGGTAGGATTTCCTCTAATCCTTCCCTGTTGGGGGTAAGAAGTCTGTCCTTAAACAGTTGGTAATTGAAACATGTATGGCTGACCTTCAAGAGTAAAAATTTGAGAATAACAGGGTTCTTCTGCCTCCACTTGGATTTATGCCTCATTTGTGCAAAGCTAGGGAAATGATTGTTGTCAGTGGTGTCTCTATGAGCTCAGGAGGGCTTGACATGGCCTCTTACGTGTCTGGCTCTATCAGTGGCAAAGGTAGAGGTCACCTCTGGTATTAGTGGGGACACCTGCAACAcgtgtgctgtgccctgctccctcctccatCATGACAGTATCAgcattcttttcctctttagtAACAATCTGTATGTTTCCAACAAAAGGCTTTCCAGACTAAGAGTGCAGCCTTATCCCTGACAGCAGTAAAGAGCTGTTTGTTAGGAATCACTTTTCCTATGTATGCATATGCTGCCCTTCTGGCTTGGCTCCCCTTCCCTCTTCAATCTCAACACAAGATGATCATTGTAAATACTTTGTAAAGTTTCACCTGCTTTTGATTGCTGTTTAGCTTCCATTCCATCGTGCTGTAATCCTACTAGCACTAGCAGCTTTACTTCCTTGACTAGACTTGTTCTGAGATAGGGATTGCCCATGTGCAGTGCTTGCAGAGCCAGCCATGCTATTGAAGTTTTGGTGAATTTCTGGAGTAAGGTAACTCTCTTATGAAACTACTGTGCAGAGGTTCTGGTGGATTTCATCGTAGGTGTATTGTTCTTCAGCAATAAATAAGGGCTTTCTCTACTGGGTGTTTTGGAAATCTGGACCAAAATATATtggagaaaatgtttatttttcatatttattggAAGTAATTCATGTTTGGTATTAGAAAAAGCTTAGATGCAGAAAGGGGCTAAAAAAACATGTCAAATGACCAAGTGGTACACTGCTCCTTAAGGACATCTAAATGAcggggtggttttttttttttttacaagaaaaatatttttttcccagatttgttgaaattattttaaattaaggtgGGATTCTTGATCTTGGAAATATGAAGAAACTAAACTtggttttaattctgtttttcttaccTTGGAAAGTAAGAAAGTAGCATCTGTATAGACTCATCTCTGATGAGGTTAAGATAATGTCTATCTGATTATGAGAATTTTCTGGGTAGAGATGGTTGAATTTATTTGGgcaaattttatatttgtttgtgGGACTTTTCTGTCATAAAATAACCAAAGACAGTGGggttttcccccatttcttgTCACATCTGAATAGTTAGTTGCATTTAGTTGTTGCTGCAGATGACAAAGTTCTACATTCAGTATTacttgtttctgtttctcattaTGATAGGAAATTCTTGAAACACCAGCTGAGAGGAAAGAACTGTGAACTCCTATTGGTGGTGCCAGAGGAGGTGGAAGCACATCAGACCTGGAGAGCTGACGTGTGACCTGGGCCAACTCTGTCCTCCCACTACAGTTCTTCCCCTTTATCAAACTCCTGATGTCCTAAAACCTGGATGATAGGTGCCCCGAATCTTCTTCGTCTGGAATTTCCTTTGTTAggctcttctcttccctccttgGTGCAATAGGGCAATGGCACAGGACATTGGGAGTGGTGGTGGGGaagagctgagggcagagcagagcaaactgGAAGCCAGTCACTTTAATTGCAAAGTGGATGAGCTGCAGTCCCTTTGGCCAGCTGGAAGGCATCATCATGCTCTTGAAAAACTGGACTGGGGGAAAGAGTGCCTGGAAACCCGGGCCTCTGTTTCCCCTCTGTGGTTCAAGGCTGCGTGTGGTGGGACACTGCTCCCTCCAGGGCTTgtcaggaaggagcaggggctgagcatGCTGCCACCTCTTTGCAGTTCTCTCCCTCCAAAACAAGTTGTCGTGAAGACATTTGCAATTCCTAAGGGTCTCTCAGGACACTCAAAACACTAGCAATGGTACGGTGCTCAGCACGACCCTCTGCTTCTTAGGGCTGGTTTGTGCCAGGAATtaggaaagaataataaaaccAGTGTCATCTTCCAAGAAATTCTTTGGGTAGATAAGAGGATTTTTCCCCAGGGTCTCCAAGGATTTTTGTATGTGGTGAGTGGTTGTTTGGCAGTGTGTCTGGGTAAGGTGACATGGAAACAGCAAGCACAGGCTGACTGAGGAGTATCAAGTTTCTGGACTGGAGAGAGGCCACAGTCTGCTTGGGTTTCTTCGTGCTatggtgaggttttttttactattttttcacagttattttggttttctgcatGGTCACCCAGTTGTTTAGGGGCTCCttggagagagaaataaagctgaagaggttttcaaagaaattaattcccttttattttcctctctccagaaGTCTAGCTCACAGTCATGGATGTCATGTGAATGGAAAGAGGTCAagttataaaacaaaaatgggCTGAGGAGGGGGAGCCTTTATAGCAGtcagtttttcccttttattgcTACCATCCACTggtgtgggagctgcagagggtcCACCAGAACTTTCAGGCATTGGAGACGCCCTGGCTTGGTAGTTGAACCAACCTCTCCTTTAGCATTGGCCAACAAACATTCCATTAATGGGTGAAttgctttttcctgccttccaaGGGGAAGAGAGACTAGACACGGAGACACTAAGAGGAATCTCCACCAGCTGTTTCCCAGTCACCCAGGAGAGCTGTAGCTCAGCCATGCCTtccatggcaggaggaggaaatttGGAACTGACTTTGTTGTGTTTAGCACttcctggctgagctgctgtttgcttccATCTTTACACGTCTTGGTTGAAAAGCAACCTCTGGGATGTGATGGAGCTTGAAGGATCCTGTTCCATCATGCAGGAAACTCTCATTACTGATGTTTGAGGTGTTGAAAGGAGGGATTGTAATGACCTTTTCTCagctatttttctcttcagagctCTGCAAATGCATGAGCAGGTGCTCGAACCTGAGAGACCACCAAAGTGGCACCGTCCCAACAGAGAACAGAGGCCACAAGACGACAGGACGATGGTGTTTGCTGACCCCCGGACATCTGGCAAGCACTTTGGCAGTCCTTTGAGCACAGCCTCCCACAGTCAAGGGCAAATGGctcttacattttaaaaagtcctaTTTCGTAACACATTCCAATGACCAATACCAGCTGGCAGAGTTTTTAAACACTTTCCAGGCAGGATGTTCAGCCTGCAGGCATTCTGCTCCTGACTTGAAGCCATTTCTTCAAGAGGGGAAAATATAAATCTCAACAGCAACATTTTCTATGCTGATTGAAGTTGCACTTTGGAGAAAAACCCTGTTTGCATGGAAACTGCAAGCCAATGGATCAGTGCACAATATgcaaagatgttttaaaatacttaggggctgctttcctctccttgtatgtcagctgctttcccagggGAGAAACAGTGTGATCCAGCTGCTCAGGTAAAGGGAAAGTGTATGATCACATCCCCGTGGGAGGTGAGGCTGCTGTGCCCGAGGGTGGGTGAGCTGGTCCAGTCCCACTGCTCGGGAGCGGGGAAGCCcctctttgtttccttgcttgtttggttttgttagaGCCTTGTCTTGGGTTTGTTTACAGAGATGTATTTTGTTTaaccaaatattaaaaatggaaaaaaaaaaagtttccataTAAATGTCCTATCACTTCTGTATGTTCAATTGAATTGTTCTGTAACAAAGTATGTAAAggataaataaattttttttctttggttatAAAACCACCACGTTTCTGTGAGTTAAGGACCTTGAACGCTGGACACTGGTGCTGAGGTAGGATCACCTCCCAGAGAATTGCCTTAAGCCACGCAAGGCCTCCCCACCCCTCTGAAGGTGACAAAGCCACATCAGTCCCttctgcactgccaggctgtgcaTGAAATGGAGAGATCCCTACCCAGAagtcccccagcagctctgaaagaACTGAGCCTCCCTCAAGGACATCTATTAAAACCACACTGCTCAGGTTGGATTTATTTAATATTCCATACAAAAAAATACGCAGCTGATGTCTGTTCTACTTTATGAGGCAGAGAATCTGCGTGGATGTGATCGTCTCAAACCTGGCCTGCTGCTCCCTCGgttctcacacacacacagctgcagtgaaagTGTTTCTGCAGATGCATCTTCCCAAAGAGTATTTTCCACGGGGTATTGATTGCCACCGGCAcccctccttcctctgctgggaAAGTCACACTTCCTGCCACCACTGTCCTTCAGCTCCAAATCAGGCAGGAAAGCATTTGTTGTGTCTgactgctgcttttcaaagccTGACCTGTGCCCCAGGGTGTTTCGTGGGGGCAAgaagctggcagaggagctccTCCGGTCCAAGTCTGTAACTGGTTATGGCATAGTGattgaataaaaggaaatactCATGATTTCTAAAGGAGAGGGGGATGCAGACAGGAGCCATCATCAGGT from Ficedula albicollis isolate OC2 chromosome 1A, FicAlb1.5, whole genome shotgun sequence carries:
- the JOSD1 gene encoding josephin-1 is translated as MSCVPWKGDKTKSESPEPSQPPPQHIYHEKQRRELCALHALNNVFQDSNAFTRETLQEIFQRLSPNTMVTPHKKSMLGNGNYDVNVIMAALQTKGYEAVWWDKRRDVNAIALSNVMGFIMNLPSSLCWGPLKLPLKRQHWICVREVGGTYYNLDSKLKVPEWIGGESELRKFLKHQLRGKNCELLLVVPEEVEAHQTWRADV